Proteins encoded together in one Anoxybacillus flavithermus window:
- a CDS encoding YecA family protein, which yields MSKVARNALCPCGSGKKYKHCCGNNVVSMHELIDQDVIHHMHDLIHYATFEHESFLYRTVQKHMIVEQTDEDTTPVFRFFISMWAMFFKKDAHGMTIFDYYLRTLRKQAIRPTVYSIIQSWRQAFPTFVCIDELRDSYVVVTDLLTGETKHMKLLDMPDEFELEEGQALAGIFVPHGQYIACFGTFFPLPVVLTRPLYVYIQDVWKACGEQYERWIETYPETFQKSLRLTMFDVESLSPKQEQVFILFEQNFPKKDLSILDTARLIWVEYCRLYNPTIRKPEVYAAALHYIMADAILHEWIPQKQLAEQYGISASTLSKRIDTFYDAFEDIAEQIHDQLDDLFTDWDDDDWDDEDIFEVCEDCDEE from the coding sequence ATGAGTAAAGTAGCACGAAATGCGTTATGTCCGTGCGGAAGTGGAAAAAAGTATAAACATTGTTGTGGGAATAATGTTGTGTCGATGCATGAGCTTATCGATCAAGACGTTATTCACCATATGCACGATCTCATTCACTATGCTACATTTGAACACGAATCGTTTTTGTATCGAACGGTTCAAAAACATATGATCGTAGAACAAACGGACGAAGATACAACACCTGTGTTTCGCTTTTTCATTAGTATGTGGGCAATGTTTTTCAAAAAGGATGCACATGGGATGACGATTTTCGATTACTATTTGCGCACGCTTCGTAAGCAGGCAATTCGGCCGACTGTATATAGCATCATTCAGTCGTGGCGTCAAGCGTTCCCAACGTTTGTTTGCATTGATGAATTGCGCGATTCGTATGTTGTCGTAACAGATTTATTAACTGGGGAAACGAAACATATGAAACTACTTGATATGCCGGATGAGTTCGAGTTGGAAGAAGGACAAGCGTTGGCAGGAATTTTTGTACCACATGGTCAATATATCGCTTGTTTTGGAACATTTTTTCCTCTCCCGGTCGTTTTAACCCGTCCGTTATACGTATACATACAAGATGTTTGGAAAGCATGCGGCGAACAATATGAACGATGGATTGAGACGTATCCAGAAACGTTTCAAAAATCATTACGTTTAACGATGTTTGACGTCGAAAGTTTATCGCCAAAACAAGAACAAGTGTTTATATTATTTGAACAAAACTTTCCGAAAAAAGATTTGTCCATTCTTGATACCGCTCGTCTCATTTGGGTGGAATATTGTCGTCTGTACAATCCGACGATTCGAAAGCCAGAAGTGTACGCAGCAGCGCTTCATTACATTATGGCTGATGCGATTTTGCATGAATGGATTCCACAAAAACAACTTGCTGAGCAATACGGCATTTCTGCGAGTACGTTATCGAAACGGATCGATACGTTTTACGATGCGTTTGAAGACATTGCCGAACAAATTCACGACCAACTTGATGACTTATTTACTGACTGGGATGATGACGACTGGGACGATGAGGACATCTTTGAAGTATGTGAAGATTGTGATGAAGAGTAA
- a CDS encoding S1 RNA-binding domain-containing protein — MIGQIVIWQVKEQKPFGYIVTNGKESALLHESQCEGELQVGDDVTVFLYHDHDGRMRATMKRPLITTSSYGWVEVVDVVPQLGVFVHIGIEKDVLLSVDDLPSIPTLWPEKGDQLYCSLQVDKRGRLLAKLADEETMKQISVPAPASAFNTNVRGRIYRLIKAGSFLITDVGYIGFIHESQRRQEPRLGELVEGRIIAVKEDGTINVSLLPRKQESLQTDAETIYNYLESRGGAMPYSDKSDPEDIQTRFHMSKAAFKRALGRLMKEEKVYQQDGWTYIKGRENE, encoded by the coding sequence ATGATTGGACAAATCGTAATATGGCAAGTAAAAGAACAAAAACCGTTCGGCTACATCGTCACGAATGGAAAAGAAAGCGCCTTACTTCATGAAAGTCAATGTGAAGGCGAGTTACAAGTTGGGGATGATGTGACCGTATTTTTATATCACGATCATGATGGACGGATGCGTGCAACGATGAAGCGCCCGCTCATTACGACGTCATCATACGGTTGGGTTGAAGTCGTCGACGTCGTACCACAGCTCGGCGTTTTCGTTCATATCGGCATTGAAAAAGACGTGTTATTATCGGTCGATGACTTACCGTCCATTCCGACACTTTGGCCGGAAAAAGGAGATCAGTTATACTGTTCGCTTCAAGTAGATAAACGAGGTCGCCTCCTCGCGAAACTCGCGGATGAAGAAACGATGAAACAAATAAGCGTTCCCGCTCCCGCTTCTGCGTTCAACACGAACGTGCGCGGACGCATTTATCGCCTTATTAAAGCAGGATCGTTTCTCATTACAGATGTCGGATATATCGGATTTATTCACGAATCACAACGAAGACAAGAACCACGCCTCGGTGAACTTGTCGAAGGGCGCATCATCGCTGTGAAAGAAGATGGGACGATTAACGTTTCGTTACTTCCGCGCAAACAAGAAAGTTTACAAACAGATGCAGAAACGATCTACAACTACCTTGAAAGCCGTGGCGGTGCGATGCCATATAGCGATAAAAGCGACCCAGAAGACATTCAAACCCGCTTTCATATGAGCAAAGCGGCATTTAAACGCGCGCTTGGACGATTAATGAAAGAAGAAAAAGTGTACCAACAAGATGGTTGGACATATATCAAAGGGAGAGAAAATGAATGA
- a CDS encoding Gfo/Idh/MocA family protein — MIRFATIGTNWITEAFIRAAKQVPSFHLQAVYSRQKETANAFAEKTGATETFTNLHELAVSKNVDAVYIASPNAFHAEQAITLMNHGKHVICEKPLASNAKEVEAMIEAAQKNGVVLMEAMKATCLPNFQAIQHHLPKIGRVRRYVASYCQYSSRYDAFKQGTVANAFNPAFSSGALMDLGVYCLYPLVVLFGEPKAIQAHSVRLSSGVDGEGSIMLDYGEMDAIVMYSKIANSYAPAEIQGEEGTIVIDAIHTPTRVHIHYRDGRIEDVTVPQPYEPMYYEALEFMSLIERGEKESTINSHAHSLATMKVMDEARKQTGIVFPADK, encoded by the coding sequence ATGATTCGCTTTGCAACAATCGGAACAAATTGGATTACAGAAGCGTTTATTCGCGCGGCCAAACAAGTGCCTTCGTTTCATTTACAAGCTGTTTATTCTCGACAAAAAGAAACCGCAAACGCCTTTGCTGAAAAAACAGGGGCAACCGAAACGTTTACAAACTTACATGAACTTGCAGTAAGCAAAAACGTCGATGCGGTATATATCGCAAGTCCAAATGCGTTTCATGCCGAACAAGCAATCACGCTTATGAATCACGGCAAACATGTCATTTGTGAAAAACCGCTCGCTTCTAACGCCAAAGAAGTGGAAGCGATGATTGAGGCGGCACAAAAAAATGGTGTCGTGTTGATGGAGGCGATGAAGGCGACGTGTTTACCAAACTTTCAAGCGATTCAACACCATTTGCCGAAAATCGGGCGCGTCCGTCGCTACGTCGCAAGCTATTGCCAATATTCTTCGCGCTACGATGCATTTAAGCAAGGAACAGTCGCAAACGCCTTTAACCCTGCCTTTTCAAGCGGCGCATTGATGGACCTTGGCGTTTATTGTTTATATCCGCTCGTTGTTTTGTTTGGCGAACCGAAAGCCATTCAAGCCCATAGCGTTCGCCTATCGTCGGGTGTAGATGGCGAAGGAAGCATCATGCTCGATTACGGCGAGATGGATGCGATCGTTATGTATTCCAAAATCGCAAACTCGTATGCTCCTGCCGAAATTCAAGGAGAAGAAGGGACAATCGTCATCGATGCGATTCATACACCAACGCGCGTACATATTCATTACCGTGACGGGCGCATTGAAGACGTCACCGTTCCGCAACCGTACGAGCCGATGTACTATGAGGCGCTTGAATTTATGTCACTCATCGAACGGGGAGAGAAGGAATCTACAATTAATTCACACGCCCATTCGCTTGCGACAATGAAAGTGATGGACGAAGCAAGAAAACAAACAGGCATTGTATTTCCTGCTGACAAATAA
- a CDS encoding VanZ family protein — MTKTNRMIWWGLVVAWCALIYYFTESPLFTGEQTAQWIRRFLEYVGIHTNHPVSDGLFSWNLIVRKCAHMTVFGMFAFFAWKATASYRVAWLLTLFCAMFDEWHQSFQPKRKALFSDVIIDMIGATIVIGATIVLWMVWKANKRA; from the coding sequence ATGACTAAAACAAATCGTATGATATGGTGGGGTCTTGTCGTTGCATGGTGTGCGCTTATTTACTATTTTACCGAGTCTCCGCTATTTACCGGGGAGCAAACAGCGCAATGGATTCGTCGTTTTCTTGAATATGTTGGCATTCATACGAACCATCCTGTGAGCGACGGATTATTTTCATGGAATCTTATTGTTCGAAAATGTGCGCATATGACGGTATTTGGAATGTTTGCGTTTTTTGCATGGAAAGCAACGGCTTCATACCGTGTCGCTTGGTTGTTGACGCTTTTTTGCGCCATGTTCGATGAATGGCATCAATCGTTTCAACCGAAGCGAAAGGCGCTATTTTCTGACGTCATCATCGATATGATCGGGGCGACGATTGTGATCGGGGCGACGATTGTGTTATGGATGGTTTGGAAGGCGAATAAGCGAGCATAG
- a CDS encoding Fic family protein: MRRKPFEPPMLPLQDGVIDQLKFIHELIDANKSIVEYETMLKNSKLHPKFLLRPVMLKEAVQSTKLEGTQVTLDDVMEVEAETKKVNKDIQEALNYYEALIKGMDFLQRIPLSNRLFKYLHEILLSNHVRGANRAPGEFRKIQNFIGPEGCTIETATYVPPEPHLVYDYMSNLEKYINEPKDDFDELIRVAIIHAQFETIHPFLDGNGRIGRILIPLYLYSKKVIEFPNFFISDVLERDKHKYYRFLNEIRYEGNWNQWIRFFLQCIKVQAKKNVQLIQDINELYERDLDVASKLINSSHVRHIMNVMFQRPIFTVKTIVELTGMSESTVRRYVNKLEQHQLIFSNGRMRSKTYYYYNLLDYLR, from the coding sequence TTGAGAAGAAAACCGTTTGAGCCCCCAATGTTACCGTTGCAAGATGGCGTGATAGACCAATTGAAGTTTATCCACGAACTAATTGACGCGAACAAAAGCATTGTAGAATATGAAACAATGTTAAAAAACTCTAAATTACATCCGAAATTTTTACTTCGACCAGTTATGTTGAAAGAAGCTGTTCAATCAACAAAGCTCGAAGGAACACAGGTGACATTGGATGATGTCATGGAAGTAGAAGCGGAAACGAAGAAAGTAAATAAAGATATTCAAGAGGCGTTAAATTATTATGAGGCACTAATAAAAGGGATGGATTTTTTGCAGCGCATTCCACTTTCCAATCGTTTATTTAAATATTTGCATGAAATTTTATTATCTAATCATGTGAGAGGTGCTAATCGCGCGCCAGGAGAGTTTAGAAAAATTCAAAATTTCATTGGACCAGAAGGGTGTACCATTGAAACGGCAACATATGTTCCACCGGAACCTCACCTTGTTTACGACTACATGAGCAATTTGGAAAAGTATATAAACGAACCAAAAGACGATTTTGATGAACTTATTCGTGTTGCGATTATTCACGCGCAATTTGAAACGATTCACCCTTTTTTAGATGGGAATGGAAGAATTGGACGTATCTTAATTCCTTTATACTTGTATAGTAAAAAAGTGATTGAGTTTCCAAACTTTTTTATTAGTGATGTACTGGAGCGGGATAAACATAAGTATTACCGTTTTTTAAATGAGATACGATATGAAGGGAATTGGAATCAATGGATTCGCTTTTTCTTACAATGTATAAAAGTACAGGCGAAGAAGAATGTCCAGCTTATTCAAGATATAAACGAGCTATACGAAAGAGATTTAGATGTAGCAAGTAAATTGATCAACAGTAGCCATGTTCGTCATATAATGAATGTCATGTTTCAACGTCCGATTTTTACAGTCAAAACTATTGTCGAGCTGACAGGCATGAGCGAAAGTACTGTCCGAAGATATGTGAACAAATTAGAGCAACATCAATTAATTTTCTCAAATGGAAGAATGCGCTCGAAAACATATTATTATTATAACTTACTTGACTATCTTCGCTAA
- a CDS encoding SWIM zinc finger family protein has protein sequence MLQTMLSSEVMTKAAERLMKLLPYKKHSDIIKRAWQLYRTGHVYNVTIEDNVLKGKVTDKGHTYEPSFRLKQAAGSSCTCTTVGLCPHNVALFLYAYNQIDAVGNLIRTWKEPATKRKKAESNKKQKDVQVKQQTVQQQKLNEKNRSNTSNNANIVDAWWQSFEEKYRRIPLYNITEEEHMRRLVQSFFPTFERPTSKASFLDHLYYVHAALFTFIKLVHIPQKSWGYFAIMQERHVEQFSSTVQQALINLAKKPRTKSHEQLLYATIPYVRNVLSGELTYFRQILDVYEIIWTTVLTDETYRQEECTWAIEQLNKKQTVEEKIPFIGAASYVSFLLENDHRAYQLIEPFPYLATEHIVRFMHMSFAKKQIQRGVEWFHRLEQNVETYLYSLHITEREWFVQHVLSAYVQYRIATKNEQTERYEQLLQKLLPYSFYTYIDYLFDEQKWKELIELYMLEKTTVDMIHPLHLKAVEQADRSLVLPLYHQTIMHYIEQKNRSAYEQAIKHLRKLRAHYRALKQMPRWETYITKLAEQTKRLRAFQDLLRKGKFI, from the coding sequence ATGTTGCAGACGATGCTATCGTCCGAAGTGATGACAAAAGCGGCTGAACGCTTGATGAAGCTGCTACCGTACAAAAAACATAGCGACATCATTAAACGAGCATGGCAATTGTACCGTACTGGGCATGTGTATAACGTGACAATTGAGGACAATGTGCTGAAAGGGAAAGTAACAGATAAGGGACATACATATGAGCCATCTTTTCGGTTAAAGCAGGCGGCAGGATCATCATGCACTTGCACAACCGTCGGTCTATGTCCGCACAATGTTGCGTTATTTTTATATGCATACAATCAAATTGATGCAGTCGGGAATTTAATTAGAACATGGAAAGAACCAGCGACAAAACGAAAAAAAGCCGAAAGCAATAAAAAACAAAAAGACGTACAAGTGAAACAACAAACCGTTCAGCAACAGAAGCTAAACGAGAAAAATAGAAGCAATACGTCAAACAACGCAAATATCGTTGACGCGTGGTGGCAATCGTTTGAAGAAAAATATCGCCGCATCCCGCTATACAATATAACGGAAGAAGAACATATGCGCAGGCTCGTTCAATCGTTTTTCCCAACATTTGAACGTCCGACATCTAAAGCATCGTTTTTAGACCATTTATATTATGTCCATGCCGCCTTATTTACATTTATTAAACTTGTTCATATTCCGCAAAAATCATGGGGCTACTTCGCGATCATGCAAGAGCGACATGTGGAACAATTTTCTTCAACCGTACAACAAGCGCTCATAAATTTAGCGAAAAAACCGCGTACAAAAAGCCATGAACAACTTTTATACGCTACTATCCCATACGTAAGAAACGTATTGTCAGGCGAATTAACGTACTTTAGACAAATATTAGATGTATACGAAATCATATGGACAACCGTATTGACCGACGAAACATATCGCCAAGAGGAATGTACATGGGCGATTGAACAGTTGAATAAGAAACAAACCGTAGAAGAAAAAATACCATTTATCGGCGCAGCTTCTTATGTATCGTTTTTGCTTGAAAACGATCATCGTGCGTATCAGCTCATTGAACCGTTTCCATACTTAGCAACGGAACATATCGTCCGTTTTATGCATATGTCATTTGCCAAAAAACAAATTCAACGTGGAGTAGAGTGGTTTCATCGTCTCGAACAAAATGTGGAAACATACTTATATTCGCTTCATATCACCGAACGTGAGTGGTTTGTTCAACATGTATTATCTGCCTATGTCCAATATCGTATCGCTACAAAAAATGAACAAACCGAACGGTACGAACAGCTTCTTCAAAAGCTGCTTCCGTACAGCTTTTATACGTACATCGATTACTTATTTGATGAACAAAAATGGAAAGAGCTTATTGAATTATATATGCTTGAAAAAACAACCGTCGATATGATTCACCCGCTCCATTTAAAAGCAGTCGAACAAGCGGATCGTTCGCTCGTTCTTCCTTTGTATCACCAAACGATTATGCATTATATTGAACAAAAAAATCGGAGCGCATATGAACAAGCAATAAAACATTTACGAAAACTGCGCGCCCATTACCGCGCCTTAAAACAAATGCCTCGCTGGGAAACATATATTACAAAACTCGCTGAACAAACAAAACGATTACGTGCCTTTCAAGATTTATTACGGAAAGGGAAATTCATATGA
- a CDS encoding DEAD/DEAH box helicase: MQLELKSRWLEEQKQFFIYSDDAHPDEWKELVFCWHEETFYGTFATVDTIGNHIGVLLSPWEALTFFAYPSTNAFIDTIWDEQSKQFQTWAKQIMGHIEQKQFMPDFEAWKNGRFGWKGTEADDHPFVSVWRSEAINDWIQSDVELKQTWQQIIETYPLISGDATPFIDEHEWLTEIGWDKNRPPFIVAIRLNEPEEDGGAWPLETVLIDATTNDITVYPHMPKAWQAYANHIERAQQRWQTIVPWLSENGALRTQLNEEEALRFLVEATIELTEAGVRVIVPEWWEVVKQARLRVKARVKSSATSVFGLDALVDFDWRIATNGIELTEQQFAELVEQKRRLVRIRDQWVQLDPAVIQHVQKLMKRAKQEGLSLRDVLMQTLAEKTNEQHEDDEAIDIELNRSFATLVRKMKNIDHIPNVTIPSTFHGTLRPYQQRGVDWLIFLRQLGFGGCLADDMGLGKTIQMLAYLAYVKENEKRNGPALLICPTSVIGNWQKECQQFVPSLTVYVHHGSTRGHGDTFIEKAKSCDLVITSYSLAHLDFDDLASIDWDVICLDEAQNIKNAQTKQARAIRKLKGRHKIALTGTPIENRLNELWSIFHFLNPGYLGSQTEFQRQFATPIEKNGDKQATERLQKLIRPFLLRRTKTDERIALDLPDKLEQKEYCPLTVEQASLYEQIVQQSLEKLEQVDGFARRGIILQMLNSLKQLCNHPALYLKEKHPKQIVERSHKVEKLLELVGQIRENGESCLIFTQYIQMGEMIQHILASHLKETVVFLNGSTPKQTRDEMIEQFQNGQFHIFILSLKAGGTGLNLTAANHVIHFDRWWNPAVENQATDRAYRIGQTKFVHVHKFITTGTIEEKIDDMLEKKQSLNEQLIQSETWITELSNEQLRELFTLS, translated from the coding sequence ATGCAACTTGAACTAAAAAGCCGCTGGCTTGAAGAACAGAAACAGTTTTTCATTTATAGTGATGATGCGCACCCAGATGAGTGGAAAGAGCTCGTCTTTTGTTGGCATGAAGAAACGTTTTACGGGACATTTGCGACAGTTGATACAATCGGAAACCATATTGGCGTCCTTCTTTCGCCATGGGAGGCGCTTACGTTTTTTGCTTATCCATCGACAAACGCATTCATCGACACGATATGGGACGAACAAAGCAAACAATTTCAAACATGGGCAAAACAAATCATGGGACATATCGAACAAAAGCAGTTTATGCCTGACTTTGAAGCATGGAAAAACGGGCGCTTCGGATGGAAAGGAACAGAAGCGGACGATCATCCATTCGTATCCGTTTGGCGTTCCGAAGCAATCAATGACTGGATTCAATCGGACGTGGAGCTAAAACAAACGTGGCAACAAATCATTGAAACATATCCGCTTATTTCAGGCGACGCTACACCATTTATAGACGAGCACGAATGGCTAACAGAAATCGGCTGGGACAAAAACCGCCCACCATTTATCGTCGCCATTCGTTTAAACGAACCAGAGGAAGACGGAGGGGCGTGGCCGCTCGAAACGGTGCTCATCGACGCAACAACAAACGACATCACCGTGTATCCGCATATGCCGAAAGCTTGGCAAGCGTACGCTAACCATATCGAACGAGCTCAACAACGCTGGCAAACGATCGTTCCATGGCTAAGCGAAAATGGGGCGCTGCGCACGCAACTAAACGAAGAAGAAGCGTTGCGCTTTTTAGTGGAAGCGACAATCGAACTCACCGAAGCGGGTGTGCGCGTTATTGTTCCAGAATGGTGGGAAGTCGTCAAACAAGCGCGCCTTCGTGTAAAAGCACGAGTGAAATCATCGGCGACATCTGTATTCGGGCTTGATGCACTCGTCGATTTCGACTGGCGCATCGCTACAAACGGCATCGAACTAACGGAGCAGCAATTCGCGGAACTCGTCGAACAAAAGCGCCGCCTCGTGCGCATTCGCGATCAATGGGTGCAACTTGACCCTGCCGTCATTCAACACGTACAAAAGCTAATGAAACGAGCGAAACAAGAAGGTTTATCGCTTCGTGACGTGCTGATGCAAACGCTCGCGGAAAAAACAAACGAACAACATGAAGACGATGAAGCGATTGACATTGAACTAAATCGCTCGTTTGCCACACTCGTACGAAAAATGAAAAACATTGACCATATCCCAAACGTCACCATTCCGAGCACGTTCCATGGCACGTTACGTCCATACCAACAGCGAGGCGTCGACTGGCTCATCTTTTTACGCCAGCTCGGTTTTGGTGGCTGTTTAGCAGACGATATGGGTCTTGGGAAAACGATACAAATGCTAGCCTATCTCGCCTATGTGAAAGAAAACGAGAAACGAAACGGCCCTGCTTTACTTATTTGTCCAACGAGCGTCATCGGCAATTGGCAAAAAGAATGTCAGCAATTCGTTCCGTCTTTAACCGTCTACGTTCATCACGGATCCACTCGTGGACATGGAGATACGTTTATCGAAAAAGCAAAAAGCTGTGATCTTGTCATTACATCATACAGTTTGGCTCATTTAGATTTCGACGACCTCGCAAGCATCGATTGGGATGTCATTTGTTTAGATGAAGCACAAAACATTAAAAATGCCCAAACGAAACAAGCGCGTGCCATTCGTAAACTAAAAGGGCGTCATAAAATTGCGCTCACCGGCACACCGATTGAAAATCGACTAAACGAACTTTGGAGCATTTTCCATTTCTTAAATCCGGGCTATTTAGGATCGCAAACCGAGTTTCAGCGCCAATTTGCGACTCCAATTGAGAAAAATGGCGATAAGCAAGCGACCGAACGTTTACAAAAGCTTATTCGTCCATTTTTATTGCGGCGAACAAAAACAGACGAACGTATTGCGCTCGACTTGCCGGATAAACTCGAACAAAAAGAATATTGCCCGCTCACCGTCGAGCAAGCATCCTTATATGAACAAATTGTGCAACAGTCGCTTGAAAAACTCGAACAAGTCGATGGGTTTGCGCGACGCGGCATCATTTTACAAATGTTAAACAGCTTAAAACAACTATGCAACCATCCAGCACTATACTTAAAAGAAAAACATCCGAAGCAAATCGTCGAGCGATCGCATAAAGTAGAAAAGCTGCTTGAACTTGTCGGGCAAATTCGCGAAAACGGGGAAAGTTGCTTAATCTTTACCCAGTACATTCAAATGGGCGAGATGATTCAACATATTCTTGCTTCTCATCTAAAAGAAACGGTCGTCTTTTTAAACGGCAGCACGCCAAAACAAACGCGCGATGAAATGATTGAACAATTTCAAAACGGACAGTTTCATATATTCATTTTATCGCTCAAAGCGGGCGGAACAGGGCTAAACTTAACAGCCGCCAACCACGTCATTCATTT